The following are encoded together in the Salvelinus alpinus chromosome 29, SLU_Salpinus.1, whole genome shotgun sequence genome:
- the msto1 gene encoding protein misato homolog 1 isoform X1 has translation MGSLCREIVTLQLGHYSNFVGTHWWNLQDASLTYDPDAPPGELQNDVLFREGQTFGGHITYTPRLIAMDLKGSLQTLRQEGSLYETGKDPTAITWEGNVMVHKESLPTKNSFLLDLDKLDKGEILAEVDFDPTLVPHCSGALAMETVNSRLERAQRGYRLEGSVRVWSDFLRIHLHPRTISVIHEYNHDGEAHRLETFGQGEALLHGSVLEDLEDRLHFFIEECDYLQGFQVLCDLADGFSGLGSKVTEMLQDSYGGRGILTWGLAPVSHPDTTPMKELYHLLNYSLGMVHMANNSSFFCPLTLKGGLGRRPAQPPSFPHLNYDPSLWYHSSSVLALALDSLTVPYRLRNNSTPMWEFADALAVSGRKVVAAYGALPFPMTQGSSLPDALGDCADVLPWKPLSACPELGDGHCFGQSVTLKGLEGQSLVSQLRPGMQPPTQLHSLDCGEEVLASYINAHYPATPFSVQLVSSPSKLTPPFPQIFSQSLGPQGFLQSQAPPPNKRSCVVSSLPVLTSLQSSPALGPWLSELHRGASTLDPRRIAPSFLSQGPELPDFQESLEQLRLLARCYRNDSGGMMRSSSEEDDDD, from the exons ATGGGTAGCCTGTGTAGAGAAATCGTCACTCTTCAACTCGGGCACTATTCAAACTTCGTTGGCACACATTGGTGGAATTTACAG GATGCCTCACTGACCTATGACCCAGATGCACCCCCAGGTGAGCTCCAGAATGATGTTCTCTTCAGAGAGGGGCAAACCTTTGGGGGTCATATTACCTACACCCCCCGCCTGATCGCCATGGACCTTAAAG GTAGCCTTCAgacactgagacaggaggggagCCTCTATGAGACTGGGAAGGATCCCACTGCTATTACAtg GGAGGGCAATGTAATGGTGCACAAAGAGAGCCTGCCAACAAAGAACTCCTTTCTCCTAGACCTGGACAAGCTAGAC AAGGGGGAGATATTGGCTGAGGTTGATTTTGACCCAACTCTAGTGCCTCACTGTTCAG GGGCTTTAGCCATGGAGACGGTGAACAGCCGCTTGGAGCGCGCTCAGAGGGGCTATCGACTGGAGGGCAGTGTGAGGGTATGGTCGGACTTCTTGAGGATCCACCTGCACCCCCGCACAATCTCTGTCATCCACGAGTACAACCATGACGG GGAGGCCCACCGCCTGGAAACGTTTGGCCAGGGGGAGGCTCTGCTTCATGGCTCAGTGCTGGAGGATCTGGAGGACAGACTACACTTCTTCATAGAGGAATGTGACTACCTACAG ggGTTCCAGGTGCTCTGTGACCTGGCTGATGGCTTCTCTGGCCTGGGTTCAAAGGTCACCGAGATGCTGCAGGACTCCTATGGGGGACGGGGCATCCTTACCTGGGGGCTCGCACCTGTTAGTCACCCAGACACA ACCCCGATGAAGGAGCTCTATCACCTGTTGAACTACTCCTTAGGCATGGTCCACATGGCCAATAACAGCTCGTTCTTCTGCCCTTTGACCCTGAAGGGCGGGCTGGGCAGACGGCCCGCCCAACCCCCCTCCTTCCCCCACCTCAACTACGAC CCCTCACTGTGGTACCACTCCAGCTCTGTGCTGGCTCTGGCCCTGGACTCCCTTACTGTCCCTTATAGGCTGAGGAACAACAGCACCCCCATGTGGGAGTTTGCAGACGCACTGGCAGTGTCCGGGAGAAAG GTGGTGGCTGCGTACGGAGCCCTCCCCTTTCCGATGACGCAAGGCAGCTCTCTCCCCGACGCCCTGGGTGACTGCGCCGATGTGTTGCCGTGGAAACCCCTATCGGCTTGCCCCGAGCTGGGCGATGGCCACTGCTTCGGCCAATCAGTGACCCTCAAGGGTTTAGAGGGGCAGAGTCTGGTCAG CCAGCTGAGACCAGGGATGCAGCCGCCCACCCAGCTGCATAGCCTTGACTGTGGGGAAGAGGTGCTAGCCTCCTACATCAATGCTCACTACCCCGCTACGCCTTT TTCGGTCCAGCTTGTATCCAGCCCCAGTAAGCTGACCCCGCCCTTCCCACAGATATTCAGCCAATCCTTGGGTCCACAGGGCTTTCTGCAGAGTCAAGCCCCTCCCCCAAACA AGCGGTCCTGTGTGGTCTCCTCCCTCCCCGTGCTCACCTCCCTGCAGTCTTCTCCGGCCCTGGGCCCGTGGCTGTCAGAGCTGCACCGCGGtgccagcaccctggacccccgcCGCATCGCCCCCAGCTTCCTCTCCCAGGGGCCTGAGCTGCCCGACTTCCAGGAGTCCCTGGAGCAACTCCGCCTCCTGGCCCGCTGTTACCGCAACGATAGCGGAGGCATGATGCGCTCCTCCTCGGAAGAGGACGACGATGATTGA
- the msto1 gene encoding protein misato homolog 1 isoform X2, with protein MDLKGSLQTLRQEGSLYETGKDPTAITWEGNVMVHKESLPTKNSFLLDLDKLDKGEILAEVDFDPTLVPHCSGALAMETVNSRLERAQRGYRLEGSVRVWSDFLRIHLHPRTISVIHEYNHDGEAHRLETFGQGEALLHGSVLEDLEDRLHFFIEECDYLQGFQVLCDLADGFSGLGSKVTEMLQDSYGGRGILTWGLAPVSHPDTTPMKELYHLLNYSLGMVHMANNSSFFCPLTLKGGLGRRPAQPPSFPHLNYDPSLWYHSSSVLALALDSLTVPYRLRNNSTPMWEFADALAVSGRKVVAAYGALPFPMTQGSSLPDALGDCADVLPWKPLSACPELGDGHCFGQSVTLKGLEGQSLVSQLRPGMQPPTQLHSLDCGEEVLASYINAHYPATPFSVQLVSSPSKLTPPFPQIFSQSLGPQGFLQSQAPPPNKRSCVVSSLPVLTSLQSSPALGPWLSELHRGASTLDPRRIAPSFLSQGPELPDFQESLEQLRLLARCYRNDSGGMMRSSSEEDDDD; from the exons ATGGACCTTAAAG GTAGCCTTCAgacactgagacaggaggggagCCTCTATGAGACTGGGAAGGATCCCACTGCTATTACAtg GGAGGGCAATGTAATGGTGCACAAAGAGAGCCTGCCAACAAAGAACTCCTTTCTCCTAGACCTGGACAAGCTAGAC AAGGGGGAGATATTGGCTGAGGTTGATTTTGACCCAACTCTAGTGCCTCACTGTTCAG GGGCTTTAGCCATGGAGACGGTGAACAGCCGCTTGGAGCGCGCTCAGAGGGGCTATCGACTGGAGGGCAGTGTGAGGGTATGGTCGGACTTCTTGAGGATCCACCTGCACCCCCGCACAATCTCTGTCATCCACGAGTACAACCATGACGG GGAGGCCCACCGCCTGGAAACGTTTGGCCAGGGGGAGGCTCTGCTTCATGGCTCAGTGCTGGAGGATCTGGAGGACAGACTACACTTCTTCATAGAGGAATGTGACTACCTACAG ggGTTCCAGGTGCTCTGTGACCTGGCTGATGGCTTCTCTGGCCTGGGTTCAAAGGTCACCGAGATGCTGCAGGACTCCTATGGGGGACGGGGCATCCTTACCTGGGGGCTCGCACCTGTTAGTCACCCAGACACA ACCCCGATGAAGGAGCTCTATCACCTGTTGAACTACTCCTTAGGCATGGTCCACATGGCCAATAACAGCTCGTTCTTCTGCCCTTTGACCCTGAAGGGCGGGCTGGGCAGACGGCCCGCCCAACCCCCCTCCTTCCCCCACCTCAACTACGAC CCCTCACTGTGGTACCACTCCAGCTCTGTGCTGGCTCTGGCCCTGGACTCCCTTACTGTCCCTTATAGGCTGAGGAACAACAGCACCCCCATGTGGGAGTTTGCAGACGCACTGGCAGTGTCCGGGAGAAAG GTGGTGGCTGCGTACGGAGCCCTCCCCTTTCCGATGACGCAAGGCAGCTCTCTCCCCGACGCCCTGGGTGACTGCGCCGATGTGTTGCCGTGGAAACCCCTATCGGCTTGCCCCGAGCTGGGCGATGGCCACTGCTTCGGCCAATCAGTGACCCTCAAGGGTTTAGAGGGGCAGAGTCTGGTCAG CCAGCTGAGACCAGGGATGCAGCCGCCCACCCAGCTGCATAGCCTTGACTGTGGGGAAGAGGTGCTAGCCTCCTACATCAATGCTCACTACCCCGCTACGCCTTT TTCGGTCCAGCTTGTATCCAGCCCCAGTAAGCTGACCCCGCCCTTCCCACAGATATTCAGCCAATCCTTGGGTCCACAGGGCTTTCTGCAGAGTCAAGCCCCTCCCCCAAACA AGCGGTCCTGTGTGGTCTCCTCCCTCCCCGTGCTCACCTCCCTGCAGTCTTCTCCGGCCCTGGGCCCGTGGCTGTCAGAGCTGCACCGCGGtgccagcaccctggacccccgcCGCATCGCCCCCAGCTTCCTCTCCCAGGGGCCTGAGCTGCCCGACTTCCAGGAGTCCCTGGAGCAACTCCGCCTCCTGGCCCGCTGTTACCGCAACGATAGCGGAGGCATGATGCGCTCCTCCTCGGAAGAGGACGACGATGATTGA
- the msto1 gene encoding protein misato homolog 1 isoform X3, which yields METVNSRLERAQRGYRLEGSVRVWSDFLRIHLHPRTISVIHEYNHDGEAHRLETFGQGEALLHGSVLEDLEDRLHFFIEECDYLQGFQVLCDLADGFSGLGSKVTEMLQDSYGGRGILTWGLAPVSHPDTTPMKELYHLLNYSLGMVHMANNSSFFCPLTLKGGLGRRPAQPPSFPHLNYDPSLWYHSSSVLALALDSLTVPYRLRNNSTPMWEFADALAVSGRKVVAAYGALPFPMTQGSSLPDALGDCADVLPWKPLSACPELGDGHCFGQSVTLKGLEGQSLVSQLRPGMQPPTQLHSLDCGEEVLASYINAHYPATPFSVQLVSSPSKLTPPFPQIFSQSLGPQGFLQSQAPPPNKRSCVVSSLPVLTSLQSSPALGPWLSELHRGASTLDPRRIAPSFLSQGPELPDFQESLEQLRLLARCYRNDSGGMMRSSSEEDDDD from the exons ATGGAGACGGTGAACAGCCGCTTGGAGCGCGCTCAGAGGGGCTATCGACTGGAGGGCAGTGTGAGGGTATGGTCGGACTTCTTGAGGATCCACCTGCACCCCCGCACAATCTCTGTCATCCACGAGTACAACCATGACGG GGAGGCCCACCGCCTGGAAACGTTTGGCCAGGGGGAGGCTCTGCTTCATGGCTCAGTGCTGGAGGATCTGGAGGACAGACTACACTTCTTCATAGAGGAATGTGACTACCTACAG ggGTTCCAGGTGCTCTGTGACCTGGCTGATGGCTTCTCTGGCCTGGGTTCAAAGGTCACCGAGATGCTGCAGGACTCCTATGGGGGACGGGGCATCCTTACCTGGGGGCTCGCACCTGTTAGTCACCCAGACACA ACCCCGATGAAGGAGCTCTATCACCTGTTGAACTACTCCTTAGGCATGGTCCACATGGCCAATAACAGCTCGTTCTTCTGCCCTTTGACCCTGAAGGGCGGGCTGGGCAGACGGCCCGCCCAACCCCCCTCCTTCCCCCACCTCAACTACGAC CCCTCACTGTGGTACCACTCCAGCTCTGTGCTGGCTCTGGCCCTGGACTCCCTTACTGTCCCTTATAGGCTGAGGAACAACAGCACCCCCATGTGGGAGTTTGCAGACGCACTGGCAGTGTCCGGGAGAAAG GTGGTGGCTGCGTACGGAGCCCTCCCCTTTCCGATGACGCAAGGCAGCTCTCTCCCCGACGCCCTGGGTGACTGCGCCGATGTGTTGCCGTGGAAACCCCTATCGGCTTGCCCCGAGCTGGGCGATGGCCACTGCTTCGGCCAATCAGTGACCCTCAAGGGTTTAGAGGGGCAGAGTCTGGTCAG CCAGCTGAGACCAGGGATGCAGCCGCCCACCCAGCTGCATAGCCTTGACTGTGGGGAAGAGGTGCTAGCCTCCTACATCAATGCTCACTACCCCGCTACGCCTTT TTCGGTCCAGCTTGTATCCAGCCCCAGTAAGCTGACCCCGCCCTTCCCACAGATATTCAGCCAATCCTTGGGTCCACAGGGCTTTCTGCAGAGTCAAGCCCCTCCCCCAAACA AGCGGTCCTGTGTGGTCTCCTCCCTCCCCGTGCTCACCTCCCTGCAGTCTTCTCCGGCCCTGGGCCCGTGGCTGTCAGAGCTGCACCGCGGtgccagcaccctggacccccgcCGCATCGCCCCCAGCTTCCTCTCCCAGGGGCCTGAGCTGCCCGACTTCCAGGAGTCCCTGGAGCAACTCCGCCTCCTGGCCCGCTGTTACCGCAACGATAGCGGAGGCATGATGCGCTCCTCCTCGGAAGAGGACGACGATGATTGA
- the LOC139558609 gene encoding transmembrane protein 79-like, whose translation MNIIQTETGRETVMSEHLTLNPEPDEERAGGPSTTSRSAATGPQTPGSEQQGLEHRRMEGEKGEEDEEEATSSATFEPSTLLWLGDKGMVREGEKGSVASESKGTEGEEREIGSQELLEGQERQQESERKAKWRESMPEGERWTEVEGGQDEKRDGSLADDEDEEEGQVNWMPEKTMQVFTPTVIVRPSSKWEEFPHENNYYEEMDTEKSYFLEPQTHTGPPVYYYPQWTEERDNYTHMCCGDVLKLGLGIGAAAVLFPLLVWGGYALLPFDAPPLDSAPLRLVYTLRCSFFAVIPIILGVLVQGVARLHYGALTPLYEGKVGEESREMAVHRHYVVDSLSLFLLYFLQLAVMATYISQDLLKMVPLLTIIFAFGRLIYWVCVTLGSSVRGLGFGLSFLPILVMLGANLYFVCSSLSEGAVFDVAPPTTAPPPRQSWWG comes from the exons ATGAATATCATACAGACCGAGACAGGCAGAGAAACAGTGATGTCAGAGCACCTGACTTTAAACCCAGAGCCAGATGAAGAACGAGCTGGAGGGCCTTCTACAACCAGTAGATCTGCTGCTACAGGACCTCAAACACCTGGATCGGAACAACAGGGCCTAGAGCACAGGAGGATGGAAGGAGAAAagggggaagaggatgaggaggaggcaaCCAGCTCAGCTACCTTTGAGCCTAGCACTTTGCTATGGCTGGGAGACAAAGGGATGgtgcgagagggagagaaaggaagtgTAGCGTCTGAGAGCAAGGGaactgaaggggaggagagggagatagggagcCAAGAGCTTCTggagggacaggagagacagcaggAGAGTGAGCGAAAGGCAAAATGGAGAGAAAGCatgccagagggagagagatggacagaggtggagggaggccAAGATGAGAAAAGGGATGGTTCGCTTGCAGATgatgaagatgaggaggaaggCCAAGTCAATTGGATGCCAGAAAAGACTATGCAGGTCTTCACTCCGACAGTGATAGTGCGTCCATCTAGCAAATGGGAGGAGTTCCCACACGAAAATAACTACTATGAGGAAATGGACACTGAGAAGAGTTATTTCTTAGAGCCCCAGACACATACAGGCCCACCAGTATACTACTACCCACAATGGACAGAGGAGCGGGACAACTACACAC ATATGTGTTGCGGTGATGTTCTGAAACTTGGCCTGGGCATTGGTGCTGCAGCTGTTCTATTCCCTCTACTCGTGTGGGGCGGCTATGCCCTCTTGCCCTTTGATGCCCCGCCACTGGACAGCGCCCCTCTCAGGCTGGTGTACACACTGCGCTGCTCCTTCTTTGCTGTCATACCCATCATTCTAG gTGTGCTGGTGCAGGGGGTGGCGCGGCTGCACTACGGCGCCTTAACGCCCCTCTACGAGGGCAAGGTGGGGGAGGAGAGCCGGGAGATGGCGGTGCACCGGCACTACGTGGTTGACTCGCTCTCCCTCTTCCTGCTCTACTTCCTGCAACTGGCCGTTATGGCCACCTACATCAGCCAGGACCTGCTCAAGATGGTGCCCCTGCTCACCATCATCTTTGCCTTTGGCAG GCTGATCTACTGGGTGTGTGTGACCCTAGGCAGCAGTGTGAGGGGGTTGGGCTTCGGCCTCTCCTTCCTGCCCATACTGGTCATGCTGGGCGCCAACCTCTACTTTGTGTGCTCGTCACTCAGTGAAGGGGCTGTCTTTGATGTGGCCCCGCCCACCACTGCTCCACCTCCCCGGCAGAGTTggtggggctaa